The sequence TTTTTCAAAAATTTGCTAATACCTGATCGTCGCAGCACACGCCAAATTAGTGGACAACTGGCAGAAGACGCGGCATTAGATTATCTGCAGCATCGTCAACTTACGCTGATTGAGCGAAATTTTAGTTGCAAGGGTGGCGAAATCGATCTGATTATGCTGGACGGCACGGGTCAAGGACGATTGCAAGAAGTGACGCCTTCTCCACATCGCCTGGTTGCTTTCGGATCGGCGTCTGCGACGGCTTCGCTCGTTTTTGTCGAAGTCCGGCAGCGTGCCGATCGACGGCATGGTGGGGCAGCAGCCAGTGTCACCGCTAGTAAACAACGCCGCCTGATTATCGCTGCGCAACATTTTTTACAGCGTTATCGCCAACCACCGGCTTGCCGGTTTGATGTTATTGCCATCGACGGAGAGGTCATGGAATGGATAAAAAATGCTTTCGACGCGTGATGATTCGCAGTGCGCCGCACAGACTAAAAGATACCTGAAACACGAATAATGAAACCATGCTGGCCAATCTGCTACTCTAATTAACTCTTTTATAAACAGCCTATTATGATCAATCAACGTATCCTGGCGCATTTCCAAGAAAGTGCCGAACTCAAAACCAACGCTGCGGCGGAATTAGTACAACCAATTGCAGCGGCAGTTGAACTAATGTTTTCTGCGTTGTCAAACGGGAACAAGATTCTTTGCTGTGGCAACGGCGGCTCCGCTGCGGACAGTCAGCATTTTGCAGCAGAACTGGTCGGCCGATTTGAACGTGAGCGGTTGCCGTTGCCTGCAATGGCGCTCAGCACGGACACATCGATCATTACAGCGATCGCCAATGACTATAGTTACAATGAGATTTTTTCCAAACAGGTTCAGGCCTTTGGACAAGCGGGTGACGTGTTACTGGCTTTCACGACATCCGGCAATTCCGCTAACATCCTTGCGGCGATTGACGTAGCACTTGAGCGTGATATGCGGGTAGTGGCGTTGAC is a genomic window of Glaciimonas sp. CA11.2 containing:
- a CDS encoding YraN family protein — translated: MNFFKNLLIPDRRSTRQISGQLAEDAALDYLQHRQLTLIERNFSCKGGEIDLIMLDGTGQGRLQEVTPSPHRLVAFGSASATASLVFVEVRQRADRRHGGAAASVTASKQRRLIIAAQHFLQRYRQPPACRFDVIAIDGEVMEWIKNAFDA
- a CDS encoding phosphoheptose isomerase, giving the protein MINQRILAHFQESAELKTNAAAELVQPIAAAVELMFSALSNGNKILCCGNGGSAADSQHFAAELVGRFERERLPLPAMALSTDTSIITAIANDYSYNEIFSKQVQAFGQAGDVLLAFTTSGNSANILAAIDVALERDMRVVALTGKGGGAINQRLTDADVHICVPHDRTARIQEVHLLTIHCLCDGIDVALFGGDVND